GTGTCCGTCCCACTGTGCTAGATCGCTCCTCGTACTCCCCGGTAAGCAGCGGGCGGGCGTTCGGAACAAACCCGAGGCGCAATCTGCAGGTGATGTTTACATTACTTTACAGTTTCGGAATAATGTCGTGCGAATCCCTGTCTCTGACACTATATTGCATTGCACGACTCGCCCATTCTGTAGTGGGCAAGCTGTAGTGTCCCCTGTTACGATAACACGATCGTGAAACTTGTTCACGATATTCcgcaagttctctctgaagtgcTCCCCCCACTATAGCTTGTGACATAGGTAGTCTATATAAGCATCCGAGTATCGTGTCTGACCCAGATTACCATATTATTGGTCAAATGTTTGCGTGTAATGAAATGGTGACACCCTATACATTATGCAGTGGGTTGCTCTCTGAGTCTGAATTTTCTTAGGCTATTGAAGAGTAGGAAATCTCAAATAGACCAGTGTGAGGTGTAGGTTTGCTTAATAATGAAAACAATATATTTATATAAATTGCTCGAGAGAGATCAGGACAATCGAGAAATAATTAATTGGTAATGTAAGGGACAGGAAAACACTTCACAAACAGCTATCCATTTAAATGGAGTGTCAAAAAGTCCTCACTTCGAGGCAGGCCTAACAGTATCACATAAAAAGTTGCATTGGGACGATATGTAACTATCTTTTGAACCGAGCACTAAATTTTGAACATTTCGAGAACAGTTTTCTGAACTAAGCttgaaaattaaaatgaaaaaaataaaaaaataaaaaccccaatgaaatgttcagtgaaatgatatgtctaaaactaagaaatataataaattagagaaacatttgacacaccTTTGAACAGTGCTCGAAATCTTGTAGAGCAAATGATATGTCAACCGAAATACACATTGTCTTTCCCGATATTTCGAGCATTCTCCATCAAAGAATTTGAGATAGCAAAATTGTTGACCTTGTTTTATACTTTCGGGTACAGACGACAGAAATCTGTCGAGGTCTGACGACGACACGGTGTGCGGGCTACATAATATATCGGGCAAATATCCTCTAGTATTCTTCAAAGTTATAAGTTAAACATCGAACTCTTGCTACGTGTGATTTTGAGCACGATTCGGGTGTGTGTCGGACATTTCTCTAGTCTATATTATTTCTTACTTTGACAGATCGATCCACAAAATATCTGACTgtagtttatgtatttattttttaattttttccgcaTTAATTTCGCCCCGTCGCCCTCAGGAGCCGTAGGACGTAGCGTCTCGGCGTAGTGTCGGCCGAGCGGAGCATGGAGAcggaggcgggggcggcggccgcCGGCAGTTCTGCCGTCGCGGGGCCGTCGGCGGGCTCCTCCGGCACGCGGGTGCCGACGTCGATGCCGCCGTTCGACGCGCCGCCGGCGGGCGGGCCGGCGCGGAACCCGCCGCCGGCCCCCGAggaggcgggggcggcgccgcACGCGCGGACGCGGCTGCACGACATCGTCAAGGAGCTGGACCCGAACGAGCGGCTGTCGGACGAGGTGGAGGACGTGCTGCTGGAGCTGGCGGACGACTTCGTGGAGGCGACGGTGCGGGCGGCCTGCCTGTCGGCGCGCCACCGCCGCTCCGCCGTCTTGGAGGCCCGCGACGTGCAGCTGCACCTGGAGCGCCACTGGAACATGTGGCTCCCCGGGTTCGGCACCGAGGAGCTGCAGCCGTACGCTCCGGCTGCAGAGGGGGAGGCCCACCGCCGCCGCATGGAACTCGTGCGCGAGGCCGCCGGCAAGTGACGGCGCACGCGTCCGGGGAGGTGACTGTCGAAATTGTACTGGGAGGGAGCTGGCTTTCGCTTCATTTTTTTTACCGCAGTGGAAGTATCGAAGAGCGAGTGACGGTCGACACCGAGAACGGCGGAGGGGTGTCCGGTGCGCTATTGCAGTTTGGAGTGTGACGACGTTCGGGGAAGAGTGGCGCGTTAGGAGCTGGTAATGTGCCCCCTACCCCCTCCTTCCACTGCGACAGGACAAAACTTCGTAAACTAAAAGAAACTGAGTCACGTACGTACACAGTGTCGCCTATTAGTAAAAGGAGCCCACTCTCGTGCGATATCGGACACGACTTTTTGCCTCGAATTCTTCGtttgagaaaactgtaaaattttggCGAGACGTAACAGCTAGCTGCTACTCGAGTTGGCGAGGAGAAATTCGGAGTGCTGCCGGTAGGTGTGTGGAAAAGCGGAGGAAACGACTCTCTAGTTCTCGGAACTTCGACACTGTGGGCAGAGATAGATTGCCAGTTAACGTAAAGAAGATAAGTTGAGTTCTGGACAGATACAATTAAAAGGCACTCGCGTAAAACTTTCGGCCGCGGCCTCTGTCGGCAAAAGAGAAACGCGGACCGTCCATAACGCGGGCGAGCGCACCTAGTGCACGTGTGACCGCGAAGTCTGGCAGCTCTGACCGAGGTACCGGAGCAGTCAGCCGCGGGTGCGCGAGGTGAACCGGCTCGTGTGTACGGACGGTGTACGTCCGTCTTCTGCCGACCGAGGGAGTGGccgaaagctttctgtaagtgtattttaatagcgacttgacgtgtcttctttacagtaaatagcaCTCTATCTCTTCCTACACTGTCAATATTCCTACCCGGAGTTTAGCTCTGGGAACTGTTCGATAATTCGTCACGGGGTATCGGTTTCGGAATTAGGACGACAGAGGCCTACCCATCACGAGGACGGGGCAGTCGGGGGTGGAGGAGCCGGCCGGCCCCGGAGGGATCGGCGTGCTCCGCCGGACGGTGTCGGCAGTTCCCGCTCTGCCCTCCCTGGCAGACCTCCCGCCACCTGGCAGCGGTGGATCCTTCTTATCCTGCCATTCCCTCAGACAAACTTTCCCGGTCCGTTCTCCTTCGTCCTCTGAGGAAGTACGTAACAGTTTAAGAACGGTACGTAACATTGTCGTTCCCGCCACGAGTTAACTGCCGGTCACCCGTACCGTCTTTCGGTGGCTGTACGAGTGTACGGTTTAGCTACTAGCTGTAACTTCCTTTCGAGTGGGGGACCTCGGTGACGTCACAAAATTTTACCAGTTCCTGTGCTGTTAGCGTGTAGAAAAATCGTAGACTGGAAGTTTTGTGCACACGCTTAACCTCTTTTGTGTGTGGGACAAATTTTGTTCTCTCCCCTGGAATGGAAGAAACATTTATCGGTGGTAGCTTTTGTGATATATTTATTGTCCTGTGTCATTTTTGTGCATGTTCGTAAGATGTGCACGACTTGTAATTACTTAACGGGCATACTGTTttaaaacactgaaaaacatttggAGGACAGTTTCAGTAAAATATGTTTGACGTTCTGATCAAATACAAATAATAAGGTAATAATTGTTGTCAGTGTGTTGTGTTATAGTTCTGAATTTTCATATTTCTTCCaaagttaaaaattttaaaacaagttaTGAGATGCAGCAGTTACTACCTAATTGAAATACAGAGTTTCCATAAAGTGTCTGACAACTTTAGACTTTAATAGTGTGGAAGTTATACTAGAAGGTAAGAATGTAGAAAACTCGTAAAATTTTGCTTTGTCATTTGTACACGTCATCTGCATCCCTACTGTCTCAAACATTCGGTCAGTATCGAATTTCTCTCTGGAAGCACGCCAGAAACGTGTCAAATCGCACTGCAAACGCACGTCCCGAGTCTTCAGAGTCCGAACCTCGGTACGGTAGACCCGATCCTGTCGGGCGATTTGCGGTGGCCGCAGAGTCGGGCCGTTCGGAAACTTTCCACTTGCAAATTGGAAGGTGTTTAGGGACTAGTAAAGAGATTAGAGTGGAGAATGACTTCGAATTGGAGTTATTTCGAACAGATCGGTAACACGACTGTGCGAGAGTCCACACCACACGTCGATCTCGATACG
This sequence is a window from Schistocerca nitens isolate TAMUIC-IGC-003100 chromosome 11, iqSchNite1.1, whole genome shotgun sequence. Protein-coding genes within it:
- the LOC126213003 gene encoding transcription initiation factor TFIID subunit 12-like, coding for METEAGAAAAGSSAVAGPSAGSSGTRVPTSMPPFDAPPAGGPARNPPPAPEEAGAAPHARTRLHDIVKELDPNERLSDEVEDVLLELADDFVEATVRAACLSARHRRSAVLEARDVQLHLERHWNMWLPGFGTEELQPYAPAAEGEAHRRRMELVREAAGK